From Carettochelys insculpta isolate YL-2023 chromosome 22, ASM3395843v1, whole genome shotgun sequence, one genomic window encodes:
- the DUSP9 gene encoding dual specificity protein phosphatase 9, protein MEALGKSTLWLRSKLALPAPQLHIWDCRSRERYDACHVARALSVVLPGLLLRRMRKGTLSVRALLPSALPAPGSGAATVLLYDEATVELQGPGQDEEESVLATLLCKLQEEGCTAYYLQGGFSKFQSEWPAECETSLDVPGASSSPAPTGSPVAGLGGLSLGSDGDAGTLSSGGQDSEGASPPSYPVQILPHLYLGSARDSANMETLARLGIRYILNVTPNLPNLFEEQGGFRYKQIPISDHWSQNLGRFFPEAIAFIDEAVSQNCGILVHCLAGVSRSVTVMVAYLMQHLNLSLNDAYDLVKRKKADISPNFNFMGQLLDFERELGLAEGSPHTPGPPDGHSQTPTSSLGGFFTPTSSECEEEDGSFQHSPT, encoded by the exons ATGGAAGCCTTGGGGAAGTCCACTCTGTGGCTGCGCAGCAAGCTGGCTttgccagccccccagctgcacaTCTGGGACTGCCGTAGCCGGGAGCGCTATGACGCTTGCCACGTGGCCCGGGCCCTGAGTGTGgtcctgccagggctgctgctgcggcgCATGCGCAAGGGGACGCTCTCGGTGCGGGCGCTGCTCCCAAGCGCTCTGCCCGCACCGGGGAGCGGGGCTGCCACTGTGCTGCTGTACGACGAGGCCACCGTGGAgctgcagggccctggccaggacGAGGAGGAGTCGGTGCTGGCCACGCTGTTGTGCAAGCTGCAGGAAGAAGGCTGCACCGCATATTACCTCCAAG GCGGCTTCTCCAAGTTCCAGTCGGAGTGGCCAGCTGAGTGTGAGACCAGCCTGGAcgtgcctggtgccagcagctcccctgctccTACGGGCAGCCCAGTGGCGGGCCTGGGGGGGTTGAGCCTGGGCTCAGATGGGGATGCGGGGACCCTGAGCAGCGGGGGGCAAGATTCagagggagccagccccccatccTACCCAGTGCAGATCCTGCCCCACCTGTACCTGGGCAGTGCCCGAGACTCGGCCAACATGGAGACGCTGGCGCGCCTGGGGATCCGCTACATCCTCAACGTCACCCCCAACCTGCCCAACCTCTTTGAGGAGCAGGGCGGCTTCCGCTACAAACAGATCCCCATCTCCGACCACTGGAGTCAGAACCTGGGCCGCTTCTTCCCTGAGGCCATTGCCTTCATTG ACGAAGCAGTATCCCAGAACTGCGGCATCCTGGTGCACTGCCTTGCCGGTGTGAGCCGCTCAGTGACGGTGATGGTGGCCTACCTCATGCAGCACCTCAACCTGTCACTCAACGATGCCTACGACTTGGTCAAGCGCAAGAAGGCTGACATCTCCCCCAACTTCAACttcatggggcagctgctggacTTTGAGAGGGAACTGGGACTAGCTGAGGGATCTCCACACACTCCTGGGCCTCCTGATGGACACAGCCaaacccccacctcctccctgggCGGCTTCTTCACGCCCACATCCTCCGAATGTGAGGAAGAGGATGGCAGCTTCCAGCATTCCCCCACGTAG